The following coding sequences are from one Candidatus Nitrosopumilus sp. SW window:
- a CDS encoding methylated-DNA--[protein]-cysteine S-methyltransferase yields the protein MNLEKKIYKKLLEVPKGQITTYGELAKAVGLKNGQRAVGRIMNKNPYPVIIPCHRVVMSDGKVGGYAYGEHIKTKMLHDEGIKIENGKILDWEKTVYRF from the coding sequence TTGAATCTTGAAAAAAAGATTTACAAAAAATTACTAGAAGTTCCAAAAGGCCAAATCACAACTTATGGTGAACTGGCCAAGGCAGTTGGTCTAAAGAACGGACAACGAGCAGTTGGAAGAATTATGAACAAAAATCCGTATCCTGTAATCATTCCGTGTCACAGAGTTGTAATGTCTGATGGAAAAGTTGGTGGATATGCATATGGTGAGCATATCAAAACAAAAATGCTCCATGATGAAGGTATCAAAATTGAAAATGGTAAAATTTTAGATTGGGAAAAAACTGTTTACAGATTCTAG
- a CDS encoding transcription initiation factor IIB family protein, giving the protein MVTLTKDSNCLRCGKNSLLTDDVTGEQFCSKCGYVVSEKSNESGPEWRSFQTESGANPARTGAPSSLLMHDMGLSTVINPINKDATGKPLSSSMKSTIERLRTWDNRSQSREPVDRNLRQALNELSRMKDKIALSSNVLEKAAYLYRKALEKKLVRGRSISAMIAASLYAACRDTETPRTLNDIADAANVKRKDIARCYRLLHHELELKMPVVNSIQCISRISSKLELSEKTKRYAVKVLQEAQDNKESAGKDPMGLAATALYVSCIKNGDSITQRNLAEAAGVTEVTIRNRFKGLKNQQNSNLEFMVKKEKRLL; this is encoded by the coding sequence ATGGTAACTTTAACTAAAGATTCTAACTGTTTACGTTGTGGAAAAAATTCACTGCTAACTGATGATGTTACAGGAGAACAATTTTGCAGTAAATGTGGGTATGTTGTATCTGAAAAATCAAATGAATCTGGTCCTGAATGGAGATCATTTCAAACAGAAAGTGGTGCAAATCCTGCCAGAACCGGAGCTCCTTCTTCATTGTTGATGCATGACATGGGATTGTCTACTGTAATTAATCCCATAAACAAGGATGCAACTGGCAAACCTCTTTCGTCTTCAATGAAAAGTACTATTGAAAGACTGAGAACTTGGGATAATCGTAGTCAGTCTCGTGAACCTGTAGATAGAAATCTGCGACAAGCACTTAACGAATTATCTAGGATGAAAGACAAAATTGCACTTTCTTCAAATGTTCTAGAAAAAGCAGCATATCTGTATAGAAAAGCTTTGGAGAAAAAACTAGTTCGTGGACGATCTATTTCTGCAATGATTGCTGCATCTCTTTATGCTGCATGTAGAGATACTGAAACACCTCGAACACTAAATGACATAGCTGATGCTGCTAATGTAAAACGAAAAGATATTGCTAGATGCTATAGGCTACTCCATCATGAATTGGAATTAAAAATGCCTGTCGTTAACTCCATTCAATGTATCTCCCGAATTTCAAGTAAGTTAGAACTCTCAGAAAAAACCAAAAGATATGCAGTCAAAGTACTCCAAGAGGCCCAAGATAACAAGGAATCTGCTGGAAAAGACCCCATGGGTCTTGCAGCAACTGCATTGTATGTATCTTGTATCAAAAATGGTGATTCAATAACTCAACGTAATCTTGCAGAAGCTGCAGGAGTTACAGAAGTTACTATACGAAATCGATTCAAAGGATTAAAAAATCAACAAAACTCCAACTTGGAGTTTATGGTTAAAAAGGAAAAACGTTTACTGTGA
- a CDS encoding 50S ribosomal protein L19e — protein MVVNLKAKKRLASRVTGVGIHRIKFDADHLTDVADAITRENIRSLITANTIRIDSFTGTSRGRAQTKKDQRNKRGTKQGSKQGRKGARVGKKEVYVAKVRALRRLLKIAKDRKDLTNPEFWALYKKVGGNTVRNKAHLRQLMEEIVAKRKN, from the coding sequence GTGGTAGTAAATCTTAAAGCTAAGAAAAGACTAGCATCCAGAGTAACTGGTGTTGGTATTCACAGAATAAAATTTGATGCAGACCATCTTACTGATGTAGCTGATGCAATTACAAGAGAAAATATCCGCAGTCTAATTACAGCTAACACAATTAGAATCGATTCATTTACTGGAACTTCCAGAGGAAGAGCACAGACCAAAAAAGACCAGAGAAACAAGAGAGGAACCAAACAAGGTTCTAAACAAGGACGTAAAGGCGCTCGTGTTGGTAAGAAAGAAGTCTATGTTGCAAAAGTCCGTGCATTAAGAAGATTGTTAAAGATTGCAAAAGACAGAAAGGATTTGACTAATCCAGAATTTTGGGCACTCTACAAAAAAGTAGGTGGCAACACAGTCAGAAACAAGGCTCACTTGAGACAATTAATGGAAGAGATTGTCGCAAAAAGAAAGAACTAG
- a CDS encoding 50S ribosomal protein L32e: MPINKDKIAKRQEIKGHNPDFERPESWRYVRLQTGWRKPKGIDHHQRKQWSRGRPGLVKVGFGGPKDARGLHPSGFTDNLVYNLDDLTKLDPKKDGVRLGHSVGTRKRKEIVTKAVEQKFKIFNARVSASGSKS, from the coding sequence ATGCCGATCAATAAAGACAAGATTGCAAAGAGACAGGAGATTAAAGGACATAATCCTGATTTTGAAAGACCAGAGAGCTGGCGTTATGTTAGACTTCAAACGGGTTGGAGAAAACCAAAAGGTATTGATCATCATCAGAGAAAACAATGGAGTAGAGGTCGTCCAGGTCTAGTCAAAGTAGGATTTGGTGGACCAAAAGATGCAAGAGGATTACACCCATCAGGATTTACAGATAACTTAGTTTACAATTTAGATGACTTAACAAAACTTGATCCAAAGAAAGACGGAGTCAGATTGGGTCACAGTGTAGGTACTAGAAAAAGAAAAGAGATTGTTACAAAAGCAGTCGAACAAAAATTCAAAATTTTCAATGCGAGAGTGAGTGCAAGTGGTAGTAAATCTTAA
- a CDS encoding DNA-binding protein, whose amino-acid sequence MLDNTTDTIFIGKKPLMSYVTSAIIQLATLDSITIKARGHSIGLAVDVTQVLLKKTDAFEVGCVNISSESLESQDGRNRDVSTIEIPISKRGK is encoded by the coding sequence ATGTTAGATAATACAACTGATACAATTTTTATCGGTAAAAAACCGTTAATGTCGTACGTTACTTCTGCAATAATTCAATTAGCTACATTGGATTCTATTACTATCAAAGCCAGGGGACACAGTATTGGACTTGCAGTAGACGTCACTCAAGTTCTCTTAAAGAAAACAGATGCATTTGAAGTAGGGTGTGTAAACATTAGTTCTGAATCACTTGAATCTCAAGATGGGAGAAATAGAGATGTTTCAACTATTGAAATTCCAATCTCAAAGAGAGGAAAATAA
- a CDS encoding helix-turn-helix domain-containing protein has product MDNLTLEHMIKNCPVDNTFKIIGKKFTFHIIRNMAMRNQTRFNEFLGTIENINPKTLSLRLKELEETDLIERTVYDEIPIRIEYTLTKKGKDLQGIIDQMAAFSMKHYPKIVFKDGKKRNYKQVFKKPVTVLH; this is encoded by the coding sequence ATGGATAATCTTACGCTGGAACATATGATAAAGAACTGTCCAGTGGATAATACCTTTAAGATAATTGGAAAAAAATTCACTTTTCATATAATCAGAAATATGGCAATGAGAAATCAGACACGTTTTAATGAATTTCTTGGAACAATCGAAAACATCAATCCAAAAACTCTATCTCTTAGACTAAAAGAATTAGAAGAAACAGATCTTATTGAGAGAACAGTTTATGATGAAATTCCTATTAGAATTGAATACACATTAACCAAAAAAGGTAAAGATCTTCAGGGAATAATTGACCAAATGGCTGCATTTTCAATGAAGCATTATCCAAAGATTGTATTCAAGGATGGAAAAAAGAGAAACTACAAACAAGTTTTCAAAAAACCTGTAACTGTTCTACATTAA
- a CDS encoding 50S ribosomal protein L1, translating into MITESELVDMVKEAKAATKAKKFKQSIELIVNFKDIDVKKGFALNEVVQLPKTSSPATVCVIATGDMGTKAKAAKADSVIGNEELDKFGANKRESRKFINKYDFFLADTQIMPTVGKTLGQLLGPRGKMPTPVPFNAPIDAFLSRFRSSIKVRTRASLSVSCKIGDESMEDADLAINAHTVLSAIEKKLPNGEKNMKRVMIKTTMGKPIKQLQEVKKKFA; encoded by the coding sequence ATGATTACAGAGTCTGAGTTAGTAGACATGGTAAAAGAGGCAAAGGCTGCAACTAAAGCCAAAAAGTTCAAGCAGTCAATAGAATTGATTGTCAATTTCAAAGATATTGATGTCAAGAAAGGATTTGCACTCAACGAAGTCGTTCAGCTCCCAAAGACCAGTTCTCCTGCAACAGTATGTGTTATTGCAACAGGAGATATGGGAACAAAAGCAAAAGCTGCAAAAGCAGACTCTGTTATTGGAAATGAAGAACTAGATAAATTTGGAGCAAACAAAAGAGAGTCTAGAAAATTCATCAACAAATATGATTTCTTTTTGGCAGACACACAAATCATGCCAACAGTTGGTAAAACTTTGGGTCAGTTGTTAGGTCCTAGAGGAAAAATGCCAACGCCAGTTCCATTTAATGCACCTATTGACGCATTTTTATCAAGATTTAGATCATCAATTAAAGTTAGAACAAGAGCATCACTTTCTGTCTCATGTAAGATTGGAGATGAGTCAATGGAGGATGCAGACTTGGCAATCAATGCACATACAGTGCTAAGCGCAATTGAAAAGAAACTACCAAACGGTGAGAAGAACATGAAAAGAGTCATGATCAAAACCACAATGGGAAAACCAATCAAACAACTACAAGAGGTTAAGAAGAAATTTGCATGA
- a CDS encoding translation initiation factor eIF-1A, whose product MGKRQVKNESALKEIKLPETDEEMFGRVIKMMGGENLMVKCQDKVVRIGRIRGKLKRRVWIRDNDVVIIAPWEFGKVQKGDILWRYTLPQVEWLKQNKHIPLDF is encoded by the coding sequence TTGGGAAAACGTCAAGTAAAAAATGAAAGTGCTCTAAAAGAAATTAAACTTCCAGAAACAGATGAAGAGATGTTTGGCAGAGTTATCAAAATGATGGGTGGAGAAAATCTTATGGTAAAATGTCAAGATAAAGTTGTAAGAATAGGCAGAATTAGAGGCAAGTTAAAGAGAAGAGTGTGGATTAGAGATAATGATGTAGTGATAATTGCACCTTGGGAGTTTGGTAAAGTGCAAAAAGGAGACATACTTTGGAGATATACATTACCACAAGTTGAATGGTTAAAACAAAATAAACACATTCCGTTAGATTTTTAG
- a CDS encoding S8 family serine peptidase, giving the protein MGLVLTQATNSQNEIHTYLERSVPFVGTDIPRIQGIDGTGINIAIIDTGVDFNHPDLFGWGPDGKVVGGYNFIQEGQPPMDNNGHGTQVAGVIAADGQAVGVAPKAKILAYKVSEDGEGVSSDLIIKAIEKAIEDGADIINISLGVNKTNTKIERAVNHALEKEIFVVAAAGNDGPDLGSIGSPGRNFGSVTVGATYNNLTSSLVATLEVNDKPYTVIPMAGNKKTEDTITGKLVFGGYGKVDELKDLDVKDSILIVERGSDIEGELLYFSIKETNAADAGAKAMIVYNNIPGIFLGELVHEFIEPDYSPRIPVVSIDREEGLEIVESINGNEATLNLFFNPDYLAHFSSRGPVSPFYIKPEIVAPGAYINTTQSNAGYNFTSGTSYAAPHVSGAAALLLQKNPALHHHEIKSLLLTTVEPVSDAYGKEFSIQEAGAGRLNIAKAFEAKLIIEPPNFVALASSDSKVVEKQFQLKSLDGTWEGFDVTFDGPEFIKFSGELINENILNVRMSMLEDNFGEHEGKIRITHEGIQYVVPFILHYTHGSISIVQQNDKLLFDVHHPEEWSFAKISITNSKDGRIDTTSATPYKAASIDIYENAEYWVDAKIRINGNTSSAYNTIDVRTLEERERLDLDIPERQMGIIAGAVIMIGIIGIFLKRR; this is encoded by the coding sequence ATGGGATTGGTTTTGACTCAAGCAACAAATTCTCAAAATGAAATTCACACATACTTGGAAAGAAGTGTTCCATTTGTTGGAACAGATATTCCAAGAATACAAGGAATTGATGGGACAGGAATCAATATTGCAATTATCGATACTGGTGTAGATTTTAACCACCCGGACTTGTTTGGTTGGGGACCAGATGGAAAAGTTGTTGGAGGATACAACTTCATTCAAGAGGGACAGCCACCAATGGACAATAATGGACATGGCACCCAAGTTGCAGGAGTAATTGCTGCAGATGGACAAGCAGTAGGTGTTGCACCCAAGGCAAAAATTCTTGCATACAAAGTATCTGAAGACGGCGAGGGCGTATCATCTGATTTGATAATCAAAGCGATTGAGAAAGCAATTGAGGATGGTGCAGATATTATCAATATCAGTTTAGGAGTAAACAAAACTAACACAAAGATTGAGAGGGCAGTAAATCATGCATTAGAAAAAGAAATCTTTGTAGTGGCTGCGGCAGGAAATGATGGTCCAGATTTAGGAAGTATTGGAAGTCCTGGAAGAAACTTTGGTTCAGTTACAGTTGGTGCAACTTACAACAATCTCACATCAAGTCTAGTTGCAACATTAGAAGTCAATGACAAACCATACACAGTAATCCCAATGGCAGGAAACAAAAAGACAGAAGATACAATTACTGGAAAATTAGTTTTTGGAGGATACGGAAAAGTAGATGAATTAAAAGATCTTGATGTCAAAGACTCCATACTAATTGTTGAGAGGGGAAGTGATATTGAAGGAGAACTGCTGTATTTTTCAATAAAGGAAACTAATGCTGCAGATGCAGGAGCAAAGGCAATGATTGTTTACAATAACATTCCAGGAATTTTTCTTGGAGAATTAGTTCATGAATTTATCGAACCGGATTATTCACCACGAATCCCAGTGGTATCAATTGACAGAGAAGAAGGATTAGAGATTGTTGAATCAATTAATGGGAATGAGGCTACACTGAATCTGTTTTTCAATCCAGATTATCTTGCACATTTTAGTTCAAGAGGACCTGTATCTCCATTTTACATTAAACCAGAAATAGTAGCACCTGGGGCATACATCAACACTACACAAAGTAATGCAGGATACAACTTTACCAGTGGAACTAGTTATGCTGCACCTCACGTTAGTGGTGCTGCAGCACTGTTATTACAGAAAAACCCTGCATTGCATCACCACGAGATAAAATCACTGCTACTAACCACAGTTGAGCCTGTATCAGATGCCTACGGAAAGGAGTTTTCAATACAAGAAGCAGGAGCAGGAAGACTGAACATAGCAAAGGCATTTGAGGCAAAATTGATCATAGAACCTCCAAACTTTGTGGCACTTGCATCATCAGATAGCAAAGTAGTTGAAAAACAATTCCAACTAAAATCACTAGATGGGACATGGGAAGGATTTGATGTAACATTTGATGGACCAGAATTCATAAAATTTAGTGGAGAATTAATCAATGAAAATATTTTGAATGTAAGGATGAGTATGTTAGAAGATAACTTTGGAGAGCATGAAGGAAAGATAAGAATAACTCATGAAGGAATACAATATGTTGTCCCGTTTATTTTGCATTATACTCACGGTTCAATTTCAATAGTTCAACAAAACGACAAACTACTCTTTGATGTTCACCATCCAGAAGAATGGAGTTTTGCAAAAATTTCAATTACAAACAGTAAAGATGGAAGAATAGATACAACAAGTGCAACACCATACAAAGCTGCATCAATTGACATTTATGAAAATGCAGAGTATTGGGTTGATGCAAAAATCAGAATCAATGGAAATACATCAAGTGCTTACAATACCATTGATGTTAGAACACTTGAAGAAAGAGAAAGACTGGATCTCGACATTCCAGAAAGACAGATGGGAATAATTGCAGGAGCAGTTATTATGATTGGAATAATAGGTATTTTTCTAAAAAGAAGATAG
- a CDS encoding transcription elongation factor Spt5: MSEEVKSHLFAIRTTGGQEKVVMRLLEAKANANQINIQSVFWVSDLKGYVVIEAINPSDAYMAVEGVRHIRGQLRGELEFKDIEGYLVKKSTVSTLAVDNVVEITGGPFKGMKATITRIDPEKEEATVVLLDASYQLPVTVDANYLKLSTEG, encoded by the coding sequence TTGTCTGAAGAAGTAAAGTCACATTTGTTTGCAATTAGAACCACAGGTGGACAAGAAAAAGTGGTAATGAGATTATTAGAAGCAAAAGCTAATGCTAATCAAATCAATATTCAATCAGTATTTTGGGTAAGTGATCTTAAAGGATATGTTGTCATTGAAGCAATAAATCCAAGTGATGCATACATGGCCGTAGAAGGTGTAAGACACATCCGCGGTCAATTAAGAGGGGAATTAGAATTCAAAGATATCGAAGGATATTTGGTGAAGAAATCAACAGTTTCAACATTAGCAGTAGACAACGTAGTAGAGATTACTGGAGGACCATTCAAAGGAATGAAAGCAACAATTACCAGAATCGACCCAGAAAAAGAAGAAGCCACAGTTGTTTTGCTTGATGCATCATATCAATTACCAGTTACAGTCGACGCAAACTATCTAAAACTATCAACTGAGGGTTAG
- a CDS encoding D-aminoacyl-tRNA deacylase: MELLVAYADDPAGHNMAKFLCKDMTQEGDVYHGKFYDLVIIPTPAISADWLEEKYDYDGFVFLSKHAAESGVLALTCHSTGNFSEAKFGGNNRQVAIPHPDLQKKYLQTLRDHQSDFQEFDITIEATHHGPTDLKKPTIFIEIGTTEKQWTDENLCHRVAKLVHEVMSNDIPENPVALCFGGTHYPTKFTEQLLDGKYALGTVIPKHALDNLDDELFSHILKQNKMAKFALLDWNGLGPNKQKVLDLLKSTELEVVRL; the protein is encoded by the coding sequence ATGGAACTGTTAGTTGCATACGCCGATGACCCTGCTGGTCATAATATGGCAAAATTTCTTTGCAAAGATATGACTCAAGAAGGTGATGTATATCATGGAAAATTCTATGATCTGGTGATTATTCCAACTCCTGCAATTTCTGCTGATTGGCTAGAAGAAAAATACGATTATGATGGATTTGTCTTTTTATCAAAACATGCAGCAGAATCCGGAGTACTTGCACTTACTTGCCATAGTACTGGAAATTTCTCAGAGGCAAAGTTTGGTGGAAATAATAGACAAGTAGCAATTCCTCATCCTGACTTGCAAAAGAAGTATCTTCAAACTTTACGTGATCATCAGTCTGATTTTCAAGAATTTGATATTACTATAGAGGCAACACATCATGGACCAACAGATCTCAAAAAGCCCACAATATTCATCGAAATTGGAACGACTGAAAAACAGTGGACTGATGAGAATTTGTGCCATAGGGTTGCAAAACTAGTTCATGAGGTAATGTCAAATGATATTCCCGAAAACCCTGTTGCATTATGTTTTGGTGGAACTCATTACCCTACAAAGTTTACAGAACAACTACTTGATGGCAAATATGCACTTGGGACAGTAATTCCAAAACATGCACTTGATAATCTTGATGATGAGTTGTTTTCACATATTCTCAAGCAAAACAAGATGGCAAAGTTTGCTCTGCTAGATTGGAATGGATTAGGACCAAACAAGCAAAAAGTTCTTGACCTTCTCAAGTCTACAGAACTTGAGGTAGTTAGACTTTGA
- a CDS encoding CxxC-x17-CxxC domain-containing protein: protein MSEDRKMYKCTCADCGKDSEVPFEPKPDRPVYCKECLPKHRK, encoded by the coding sequence ATGTCAGAAGACAGAAAAATGTACAAATGTACATGTGCTGATTGTGGGAAAGATTCCGAAGTTCCTTTTGAACCAAAACCCGACAGACCTGTATATTGTAAAGAATGTTTACCAAAACACAGAAAGTAG
- a CDS encoding Lrp/AsnC family transcriptional regulator, whose product MKLLFELTKDGSISVPILSKKLGINASVLYSRIKRLVKKKLIKKFTVEIDDSLLGIGVKANVGINRDPKFKDAIHKKFMETPEVVSISEVTGRFDIMIQVYSKNLESLHSVVIEKIGKIEGIQNTETFVELQKTDKDPVYLNELA is encoded by the coding sequence ATGAAATTGCTATTTGAATTAACAAAGGATGGCTCGATCTCTGTTCCTATACTTTCAAAGAAACTTGGAATTAATGCCTCTGTGCTTTACAGCCGAATCAAGAGACTGGTCAAAAAGAAACTGATAAAGAAATTCACAGTAGAGATTGATGATTCTCTGCTGGGAATTGGTGTCAAAGCAAACGTTGGGATCAACAGAGATCCAAAATTCAAGGATGCCATTCATAAAAAATTCATGGAAACACCCGAGGTAGTCTCAATTTCTGAAGTTACTGGTAGATTTGATATTATGATTCAAGTATATTCAAAGAACTTGGAATCTCTACACTCTGTAGTAATTGAAAAGATTGGTAAAATCGAAGGAATTCAAAACACAGAGACCTTTGTTGAATTACAAAAGACAGACAAAGATCCGGTATATCTTAATGAATTGGCATAA
- a CDS encoding protein translocase SEC61 complex subunit gamma gives MNPKQTLKNMANTLKMAKKPDKDEYQQHLRLVLLGIAGVGAIGFTIQFVFSVITFGR, from the coding sequence ATGAACCCGAAGCAGACTTTGAAAAACATGGCAAATACCTTGAAAATGGCCAAAAAGCCAGATAAAGATGAATATCAACAACATCTCAGATTGGTATTGTTAGGAATAGCTGGAGTTGGAGCTATTGGATTTACAATTCAGTTTGTATTTTCGGTGATCACATTTGGTAGGTAA
- the pckA gene encoding phosphoenolpyruvate carboxykinase (ATP), giving the protein MNPSKVHRNLSTDEMVTLAVERKEGVVNSTGSLSVNTGKYTGRSPDDRFIVYDDKTHETIDWGKINHQFPSGKFEKLLEKMKNFVDNKELFVFDGFVGADPENRLPIRVINDHVWQNMFSSNLFIRPTSEELEKHEPEFTILCINDFKADPEIDGTRTDVFILIDLTRKIVLIGGTEYAGEMKKSMFGVMNFLLPDKGIFPMHCSANIGEKGDTALFFGLSGTGKTTLSADPNRKLIGDDEHGWSDNGTFNFEGGCYAKCINLSQEAEPEIWNAIKPGALLENVVLKDNVPDYDDNTLTENTRVGYPLDFIPGAVIPSIGGHPKVIIFLTADALGVLPPVSRLTKEAAMYHFMSGYTSKLAGTERGIKEPKSVFSQCFGAPFMPRPASVYAKLLGEKINEHNTVVYLINTGWSGGPYGVGSRVKIKYSRAMVTAALSGGLNIVKYTHNDLFNLDVPTEVEGVPSEILDPRNTWVDKDEYDLSAKKLAQMFVENFKKFDGVAQEIIDAGPKPPQ; this is encoded by the coding sequence ATAAACCCCTCCAAAGTACACAGAAATCTCAGCACAGATGAGATGGTGACTCTTGCAGTTGAGAGAAAAGAAGGTGTGGTCAACTCTACAGGCTCCCTTTCAGTAAATACTGGAAAATATACCGGACGTTCACCTGATGATAGATTTATCGTATATGATGATAAAACCCATGAAACAATTGATTGGGGTAAAATTAACCATCAATTCCCAAGTGGCAAATTTGAAAAACTCTTAGAAAAAATGAAGAACTTTGTTGATAACAAGGAACTATTTGTCTTTGATGGATTTGTAGGTGCAGATCCTGAAAATCGTTTACCAATTAGAGTGATTAATGATCATGTTTGGCAAAATATGTTCTCAAGTAATTTGTTTATTCGTCCAACAAGTGAAGAGTTAGAAAAACATGAACCCGAGTTCACAATTCTTTGTATTAATGATTTTAAGGCAGACCCTGAGATTGACGGAACTAGAACTGATGTATTCATTCTCATTGATTTGACAAGAAAAATTGTCTTGATTGGAGGAACAGAGTATGCCGGTGAAATGAAAAAGTCAATGTTTGGTGTGATGAATTTTCTTTTACCTGATAAAGGAATTTTCCCAATGCACTGTTCTGCAAACATTGGTGAGAAAGGTGACACCGCATTGTTCTTTGGTTTATCTGGTACTGGAAAGACTACTCTTTCAGCAGACCCAAATAGAAAACTAATTGGCGATGATGAACATGGTTGGTCTGACAATGGAACCTTTAACTTTGAAGGAGGATGTTATGCAAAATGTATCAATCTTAGTCAAGAAGCAGAACCAGAAATCTGGAATGCAATCAAACCTGGTGCACTTTTAGAAAATGTAGTTCTAAAAGATAATGTTCCTGATTATGATGATAACACTTTAACTGAAAACACTCGTGTTGGCTATCCTTTGGATTTCATCCCCGGTGCTGTAATTCCAAGTATTGGTGGACATCCTAAAGTGATTATATTTTTGACAGCCGATGCATTGGGAGTCTTACCTCCTGTCTCAAGACTTACCAAAGAAGCTGCCATGTATCACTTTATGTCTGGATATACCAGTAAACTTGCAGGAACTGAAAGAGGAATCAAGGAACCAAAATCTGTATTTTCTCAATGCTTTGGAGCACCATTCATGCCTAGACCTGCCTCTGTTTATGCCAAATTGCTTGGAGAGAAAATTAACGAACACAATACAGTAGTCTACCTAATCAACACTGGTTGGTCTGGAGGTCCATATGGTGTTGGAAGCAGAGTCAAGATAAAGTATAGTCGCGCAATGGTTACTGCTGCCCTTTCTGGTGGTCTTAACATTGTAAAATATACTCATAATGATTTGTTTAATCTAGATGTTCCAACTGAAGTTGAAGGAGTACCATCTGAGATTTTAGATCCAAGAAACACTTGGGTTGACAAGGATGAATATGATTTGTCTGCAAAGAAGCTAGCTCAAATGTTCGTTGAGAACTTTAAGAAATTTGATGGAGTTGCACAAGAAATTATTGATGCTGGTCCAAAACCACCACAATAA
- a CDS encoding 50S ribosomal protein L11 — MGEQKISSLVTGAAASAGPPLGPALGPLGVNIMEVINAINDKTKDFEGMKVPVTVIVDSDTKKYEIEIGIPSAAALIMKEAGIQKGSGASGTEWAGDVTMDSIVKVANTKLDKSYASSLKSVAKTIIGTCVALGVKVEGKTPKEITAEINEGKWDEKFQ, encoded by the coding sequence ATGGGAGAACAAAAAATATCATCACTTGTAACAGGAGCAGCAGCATCTGCAGGTCCACCTTTGGGTCCAGCATTAGGTCCTCTTGGAGTCAATATTATGGAAGTCATTAATGCAATTAACGACAAAACAAAAGACTTTGAGGGAATGAAAGTTCCAGTTACAGTCATTGTTGATAGTGACACCAAAAAATATGAGATTGAAATAGGTATCCCATCAGCAGCTGCATTAATCATGAAAGAAGCAGGAATTCAAAAAGGATCTGGTGCTTCTGGAACTGAATGGGCAGGAGATGTTACAATGGATTCAATTGTGAAAGTCGCAAATACTAAACTGGACAAATCTTATGCATCATCACTAAAATCAGTTGCAAAAACTATCATTGGTACATGTGTTGCTTTAGGAGTAAAAGTTGAAGGAAAGACTCCAAAAGAAATTACTGCAGAGATCAATGAAGGCAAATGGGATGAGAAATTCCAATAA